The region AGATGTGGCACCTGTACGCGGTCGCGCTCGTCGTCGGGGTCGCGACGGTCTTCTTCGACGTCTCGTACCAGAGCATCATCCCCTCGCTCGTGCGCGGGGAGCAGATCGCCGAGGCGAACGGCAAGCTCGAGGCGACGCGCGAGCTCGCGAACATCGCCGGTCCCGCCGCGGGCGGCTGGCTCGTCGCCGTGCTGAGCGCGCCCTTCGCGATCCTCGCGACCGTCGGCACCTACCTCGCGTCGTTCGTCGCGCTGCTCATGACGCGCGACGAGGAGGAGCCGCGCGCCGCGGACGACCGCGGCCCCATCCTGCGCGAGATCGGCGAGGGGCTGCGCTGGGTCTTCGGCAACGGCCTGCTGCGGCGGATCGTCGGCACGACCGCCTCCTCGAACCTCTTCGCGACCGTGTCGTTCACGCTCCTGCCGCTGTTCCTGCTGCGCGAGCTGGGGCTGAGCCCCGAGGTGATGGGCATCATCTTCTCCCTCGGCGCGATCGGCGGGCTCGCGGGCGCGATGGCGACGCCGCACATCGTGCGCCGCATCGGCGAGGCCCGGGCGATCCCGGTGAGCGCGATCGCGTTCAGCGCGATCGCGCTGATGCTCCCGCTCGCCGCGGTCATGCCGTCGATCGCGCTGGGGCTGCTCGTCGTGCACGGCTTCGTCTCGAGCTTCACCGTGCTCATCTACAACATCACGCAAGTCACCTTCCGCCAGCGCATCACGCCCCGCCGCCTGCTCGGCCGCATGAACGCTTCCGTGCGCTTCTGCGTGTGGGGCGTGATGCCGATCGCGGCGCTGCTCTCGGGCGCGCTCGGCTCGTGGCTCGGCGTCGTGCCGACGATGTGGATCGGCGCCGCCGGACAAGTGCTCTCCGCCGCCTTCGTCGTGCTCGGCCCGTTCTGGCGCATGCGCGAGCTGCCCGACGCCGAGCCCGCACGCACGACCGGCTCCTAGACTCGAGGCGTGCGCGAGTCCATCTCCGAGCGCGTCTACCGCCGCGTCGTGCGGCGCGACGCGGCGGCGGAGCGAGCGCTCCCCGGCGACGTGCGGGAGCGCGTGCCCGCGAACGGCGTGCGCCAAGTGGCGGCGCAAGCGCTGCAGAGCGCTGGCGACCACTCGGTCAACGCGTCGACGGTGCTGCCGTGGCTGCTCCACGCGCTCGGCGCGCCCGGGGCGCTCGTGGGCCTGCTCGTGCCCGTGCGGGAGTCGCTCTCGATGCTGCCGCAGGCGATGCTCACGCCCCTCGTGCTGCGCGTGCGGCATCGCAAGGCGATCTTCGTCGCCGGCGCACTCGTGCAAGCGGGTGCGGCGGGGGCGATCGCGCTCGTCGCCGCGCTCGGCGCCGGGCTCGCTGCCGGCATCGCGATCGTCGCGGCGCTCGCCGTCTTCGCGCTCGGCCGCTGCCTGTGCTCGATCGCGTCGAAGGATGTGCAGGGCCGCACGATCCCGAAGGGCGAGCGCGGCCAGATCACGGGGCTCGCGACCGCGGCGGGCGGGCTCGCCGCCATCACGCTCGGCGTCGCCATCCGCGTGCTCGGTGGTGAGGACGCCTCCGCGGGGCTCCTCGCGTGGGTGATCGCGGGCGGGGCGGCGCTCTGGGTGCTCTCGGCGCTGCTGTACTCGCGCATCCGGGAGCCCGACGGCGACCCGTGGGAGGAGGGGGCGGATGCGTCGACCGCGCCCGCGGAGCGCTCCGGCTGGGCGCGCGACGCGTGGGCGCTGCTGCGCGAGGACGCGCAGCTGCGGCGCTTCGTCGGCGTGCGGAGCCTCCTGCTCGTCTCGGCGCTCAGCCCGCCGTTCCTCGTCTCGCTCGCCGCGGCATCGGGTTCGGGCTCGCTCGTGGGGCTCGGCGGCTTCGTGCTCTCGGCGGGCCTCGCTGCGCTGCTCGGCGGGCGGGTCGCGGGACGGCTCGCCGACCGCTCGAGCCGCACCCTGATGTCGGTCGGTGCGGGCGTCGCGGCGACCATCGTCGCCCTGGTCGTCGCGATCGCGGCGCTGCCCGGCTTCGACGGCGCGAGCCTGTGGGGGAGCGCCGTGCTCGTCGCCGCCTACTTCCTCCTCGCCCTCACGCACACGGGCGTGCGCGTCGCGCGGAAGACCTACGTCGTCGACATGGCCGACGGCGATCGCCGCACGCGGTCCGTAGCGGTCGCGAACTCGGCGATGGGCGTCGTGCTGCTCGTGGTCGGGGCGGCGAGCGCGGCGCTCGCGACCCTCGGCCCGGCGTGGGCGCTGCTGCTCCTCGCGGCGCTCGGCGCCATCGGCGTCGTCGCGGCACGCAGGCTCCCCGAAGTCGGCCGCGACTAGCCTGTGGCGATGCGCATCCCGCTGCGACCGCTCATCCCTCCCCGCTTCCGCGACATCGATCCGATCGACCCGGCGGAGGTCGCGGTGTGGGCGCGCGACTACGCGTTCGCCGCCCGGATGCACGTGCGCTCGACGCTCGAACCGGCGGCGCCGAAGGCGCTCGGCATCCCCGGCTCGCGCGTGCACGTCGTCTGCATCCCCGGCGTCATCGAGGGCTGGCACTTCATGGAGCCGCTCGCGAAGCGGCTCGTGCGCGCCGGCTTCGCCGCCCACTTCGTGCCGGAGCTCGGCCGCAACGTCGCGCCCGTGCTCGACTCGGCCCCCGTCGTCGGTGCCGTCGTCGACCGGGTCGCCGCAGCGCATCCGCACGCGAGCATCGTGCTCGTCGGGCACTCGAAGGGCGGGCTGATCGGCAAGCGTCTGCTCGTCGACCGCGCGCTCGAGCCGGCGAAGCCGCAGCCCGCGGGCCTCGTGACGCTCGCGACGCCCTTCGCGGGCTCGAGCC is a window of Agrococcus sp. Marseille-Q4369 DNA encoding:
- a CDS encoding MFS transporter, whose translation is MSRSEGGAPQDLGVGDYSADASARLRARSLWRDGNFLTMWSGQALAQLGSQVTELAIPVLAVLLLQASELELGFLNAAGVAAFLVVGLPAGAWIDRMRKRHVMIWADAVRALALAALPLLWWLGALEMWHLYAVALVVGVATVFFDVSYQSIIPSLVRGEQIAEANGKLEATRELANIAGPAAGGWLVAVLSAPFAILATVGTYLASFVALLMTRDEEEPRAADDRGPILREIGEGLRWVFGNGLLRRIVGTTASSNLFATVSFTLLPLFLLRELGLSPEVMGIIFSLGAIGGLAGAMATPHIVRRIGEARAIPVSAIAFSAIALMLPLAAVMPSIALGLLVVHGFVSSFTVLIYNITQVTFRQRITPRRLLGRMNASVRFCVWGVMPIAALLSGALGSWLGVVPTMWIGAAGQVLSAAFVVLGPFWRMRELPDAEPARTTGS
- a CDS encoding MFS transporter, with amino-acid sequence MRESISERVYRRVVRRDAAAERALPGDVRERVPANGVRQVAAQALQSAGDHSVNASTVLPWLLHALGAPGALVGLLVPVRESLSMLPQAMLTPLVLRVRHRKAIFVAGALVQAGAAGAIALVAALGAGLAAGIAIVAALAVFALGRCLCSIASKDVQGRTIPKGERGQITGLATAAGGLAAITLGVAIRVLGGEDASAGLLAWVIAGGAALWVLSALLYSRIREPDGDPWEEGADASTAPAERSGWARDAWALLREDAQLRRFVGVRSLLLVSALSPPFLVSLAAASGSGSLVGLGGFVLSAGLAALLGGRVAGRLADRSSRTLMSVGAGVAATIVALVVAIAALPGFDGASLWGSAVLVAAYFLLALTHTGVRVARKTYVVDMADGDRRTRSVAVANSAMGVVLLVVGAASAALATLGPAWALLLLAALGAIGVVAARRLPEVGRD